One Clostridia bacterium genomic region harbors:
- a CDS encoding STAS domain-containing protein, with amino-acid sequence METSRPVVVKRMPERLNMKNARAVLEEVKPFLESDRPQIVFDLSQVKHIDAAGVDLLLHCMAETAKRDGDLKLSSLSPQAAVVLELTRTDRLFEIYEAAADAVRSFSSFLPNAVRQFYPSHHFDSALSFPNTSARKDKKQRKETKGDSEAAA; translated from the coding sequence ATGGAAACGAGTAGGCCCGTGGTAGTGAAGCGCATGCCTGAGCGGCTCAATATGAAAAATGCACGCGCAGTTCTGGAGGAAGTGAAACCGTTTCTGGAATCGGATAGGCCGCAAATCGTGTTCGATCTATCCCAGGTCAAGCACATTGATGCCGCTGGCGTTGACCTTCTGCTGCACTGCATGGCGGAGACCGCAAAGCGCGACGGAGATTTAAAGCTCTCCTCTCTCTCGCCACAGGCGGCGGTAGTGCTGGAGTTGACGCGCACCGATCGCCTGTTCGAGATCTATGAAGCGGCGGCGGACGCCGTGCGCAGTTTCAGCAGTTTCCTTCCAAACGCTGTTCGCCAGTTCTATCCAAGCCATCACTTCGATTCGGCGCTTTCGTTCCCAAACACGAGTGCGCGTAAGGACAAGAAGCAGCGGAAAGAAACGAAGGGAGACTCTGAGGCGGCTGCATGA
- a CDS encoding oligosaccharide flippase family protein — MSINETVLSGYKPRGWRGAVAVLRAQPGHRKLLSGSVVMLTGSTFVSLLNFGYNVAVARMLGPASFSHAAVAVTLLMLVSSITLSFQMVCAKFVARNGEPGAKAFVYRTLRRRAWIVGLVLGSAIALSGGLLSGYLRLPSRHIITLLAFGMAFYIPLGVKRGAMQGTCQFTKLAGNFALEAVTKFSLAVLLVLLGYGVLGAVAAIALSVALAYFVPSVGPALEGPAKAGIPASFREGMQAITFFVGQVIINNIDIVMVKHFFPPQEAGVYAAIALVGRVLYFASWSIVSAMFPISAGAKTESSHTVLIIPLLFITVISLGFILVLGFFPEFILRVLFGARFEPVGQGMNSLLSLYAASTAGYALSVVLIAYEMSRRIANSAWLQLVFSGLVMAGITFFHGSLREVVVVQQVLMVVLLIAVSIPFFRKRQIGLEAAA, encoded by the coding sequence ATGAGTATCAATGAGACAGTGCTGTCCGGGTACAAGCCACGAGGATGGCGTGGCGCTGTGGCAGTGCTGCGGGCGCAGCCCGGCCACCGAAAGCTGCTGAGCGGAAGCGTAGTGATGCTGACAGGCTCGACCTTCGTGAGCCTGCTGAACTTCGGCTACAACGTCGCGGTGGCGCGCATGCTGGGTCCGGCGTCGTTCAGCCACGCGGCTGTCGCGGTCACGCTCCTCATGCTTGTCTCTTCCATCACGCTCTCATTCCAGATGGTGTGCGCGAAGTTTGTGGCAAGGAACGGCGAGCCGGGGGCGAAGGCTTTCGTGTATAGAACTCTGCGGCGGCGTGCATGGATTGTTGGGTTGGTACTTGGCTCGGCAATAGCGTTGAGCGGTGGATTATTGTCGGGATACCTGCGACTGCCGTCTCGACACATCATCACCCTCCTGGCATTCGGCATGGCGTTTTACATCCCGCTCGGGGTGAAGCGCGGCGCTATGCAGGGTACGTGTCAGTTTACGAAGCTGGCCGGAAACTTCGCCCTGGAGGCTGTCACAAAGTTCAGTTTGGCCGTGTTGCTGGTGCTGCTTGGATACGGAGTGCTGGGTGCAGTGGCCGCCATAGCCCTCTCCGTGGCCCTGGCGTACTTCGTTCCGAGCGTTGGACCGGCGCTGGAAGGACCGGCAAAGGCCGGCATCCCGGCTTCATTCCGTGAAGGCATGCAGGCGATCACGTTCTTCGTTGGTCAGGTAATTATCAACAACATCGATATTGTGATGGTGAAGCACTTCTTCCCGCCGCAGGAAGCCGGTGTATATGCCGCCATCGCGCTGGTCGGACGCGTGCTGTACTTCGCTTCGTGGTCTATCGTTAGCGCCATGTTCCCGATCTCAGCCGGAGCAAAAACCGAGAGCAGTCATACGGTCCTCATTATTCCACTGCTATTTATCACCGTTATTTCCCTGGGCTTCATCCTCGTGCTCGGGTTCTTCCCGGAGTTCATACTGCGCGTTTTGTTTGGCGCGCGATTCGAACCGGTTGGGCAGGGGATGAACTCACTGCTGAGCCTGTATGCGGCTTCAACCGCCGGGTACGCTCTCAGCGTTGTGCTGATTGCCTACGAGATGTCCCGGAGGATCGCCAACTCTGCGTGGCTGCAGTTGGTGTTTAGCGGCCTGGTGATGGCCGGTATCACATTTTTCCACGGCTCACTTCGAGAGGTCGTAGTGGTTCAGCAGGTGCTAATGGTCGTACTGCTGATTGCAGTCTCAATTCCCTTCTTCCGTAAGCGGCAGATCGGCTTGGAGGCGGCAGCATGA
- a CDS encoding glycosyltransferase, whose protein sequence is MKICLVTAFPPSRRGLNEYGYHIARELQRDPLLSLTVLADELPAAQLEPSHENARTWSAADVEEFEVRRCWSFDSLTNPLRLLSAIRDCRPDVVWFNLLFSTFGNNPFAAFSGLTIPVLTRLSGYYTHVTLHHLMDNIDLSDAGVSFPHVYRMAGSVATRMLLMSNSISVLLPAYRRTLMERYRGDNVYFRAHGILSARPEAPDYSRRGNPEHRILAFGKWGTYKRLEKLLDAFAIVREQIPNATLVIAGSNHPITPGYVESVAARFRNNSEIKFTGYVDEDQIPELFRSASVLVMPYSSATGSSGVAHLACEYGVPILSADIKDFREMADDEGLAILFYETGDPQALADRMIYLLRTPELQREMAEQNFSAALRMTMPQIIRQYLRSFDLHKRARALEPISRFRRIPSWVPARSAIFRAAAPRWAPWM, encoded by the coding sequence ATGAAAATTTGTCTGGTCACAGCGTTTCCGCCAAGCAGACGGGGGCTGAACGAGTACGGGTATCACATAGCGCGAGAGCTTCAGCGCGATCCGCTGCTCAGCCTGACAGTACTGGCTGACGAGCTACCGGCAGCTCAGCTCGAGCCATCGCACGAGAACGCGCGGACTTGGAGCGCTGCCGATGTTGAGGAGTTTGAGGTTCGGCGCTGCTGGTCCTTTGACAGCCTTACGAATCCATTGCGACTCCTGAGTGCGATACGCGACTGTCGGCCAGACGTCGTCTGGTTCAACCTGCTGTTTTCAACCTTCGGCAACAACCCGTTCGCCGCATTTTCCGGGCTGACGATCCCGGTGCTGACGAGACTTTCCGGTTACTACACGCACGTTACGCTGCATCACCTGATGGACAATATCGATTTGAGTGATGCAGGCGTCAGCTTTCCCCACGTGTACCGTATGGCGGGGTCGGTTGCAACCCGCATGTTGTTGATGTCGAACTCGATTTCAGTGCTGCTGCCAGCCTATCGGCGGACGCTGATGGAAAGATACCGGGGCGACAATGTTTATTTTCGCGCGCACGGCATCCTGTCGGCACGTCCTGAGGCGCCGGACTACTCCCGCCGGGGCAATCCAGAACACCGGATTCTGGCATTCGGGAAATGGGGCACATATAAGCGCCTTGAAAAACTGCTCGATGCCTTCGCCATAGTTAGAGAGCAGATACCGAACGCAACACTGGTGATCGCAGGATCGAACCATCCTATAACTCCTGGCTACGTCGAATCCGTAGCGGCGCGCTTTAGGAACAATTCGGAAATCAAGTTCACCGGCTATGTTGACGAAGATCAGATTCCGGAACTGTTCCGTTCGGCTTCCGTGCTGGTAATGCCTTACTCGTCGGCAACCGGGTCAAGCGGAGTTGCACACCTGGCTTGCGAATACGGAGTCCCAATCCTTTCCGCCGACATCAAAGACTTCCGTGAGATGGCCGATGACGAAGGCCTGGCGATCCTGTTTTACGAAACAGGAGATCCTCAGGCTCTCGCGGACCGGATGATCTACCTGCTGCGCACCCCTGAGTTGCAGCGGGAGATGGCCGAACAGAATTTCTCTGCCGCTCTGCGAATGACCATGCCGCAGATCATACGGCAGTACCTGCGCTCTTTCGACCTGCACAAACGTGCGCGGGCCCTGGAACCGATATCGCGCTTCCGGCGCATTCCGTCCTGGGTTCCTGCGCGTTCCGCAATCTTCCGCGCCGCTGCTCCGAGGTGGGCTCCATGGATGTAA